One genomic window of Arcobacter sp. CECT 8986 includes the following:
- a CDS encoding NUDIX domain-containing protein — protein sequence MPNKHVKAYGVALYKLEDNSIKLLLCKSSKSENRWGFLKGMQLKAETAKECAKREFYEESGIKVDIESFEEYFEQLNKEKDIGIWLVNAKNVKDLEIYFNDEGKLFDKFLSPENSKVKYFDLNKLPDFKKKQKSLISKVKDFLENKNQHH from the coding sequence ATGCCTAACAAACATGTAAAAGCTTATGGAGTAGCTTTATATAAGTTAGAGGATAATAGTATCAAGCTTCTGCTATGTAAATCATCAAAAAGTGAAAATAGATGGGGATTTTTAAAAGGTATGCAACTAAAAGCAGAAACAGCTAAAGAGTGTGCTAAAAGAGAATTCTATGAAGAATCAGGAATAAAAGTTGATATTGAATCTTTTGAAGAGTATTTCGAACAATTAAACAAAGAGAAAGATATTGGTATTTGGCTTGTCAATGCAAAAAATGTTAAAGATTTAGAAATTTACTTTAATGATGAGGGAAAACTTTTTGATAAATTTCTTTCTCCTGAAAATAGTAAAGTTAAATATTTTGATTTAAATAAATTACCAGATTTTAAAAAGAAACAAAAAAGTTTAATCTCAAAGGTTAAGGATTTTTTAGAAAATAAGAATCAACACCATTAG
- a CDS encoding N-acetylmuramoyl-L-alanine amidase family protein, with product MSYLRAVLDNNTALEKKHLENIISYGTKLGYDTSKYKNELKKLSQKKSKEFKKIEKKAIQKEKLEKAYAKKDPISQKIDLKNSIQKVYTQKNMIIIDFNKHITKKDIDYNIDKTKYSNLYLFDINGFFKDAKPTKLSIVGIDRIYIMQKNKNTLHLKIRNKSKLKPIYIINNKRIIIKFLNIKVTNDNSSKKQAITKTIQEDYKRKIVVIDAGHGGKDAGAVGPHKRYEKHVVLAVAKYLYEHLKNRGYKAYITRKTDKFIKVRNRTVLANKLNADIFISIHANSIVKSKASKVKGVETFFLSPARSARAKRVAAKENSSDIRSMSLATKKSFLTVLNQSKITASNKLAIDVQQNMLYQLNKHYKSVEDGGVREGPFWVLVGAQMPSILIEVGYISHPMESRRLYNKRYQKTLAEGIANGVDSYFLKNP from the coding sequence ATGAGCTACTTACGAGCAGTATTAGATAATAATACTGCTTTAGAAAAAAAGCATCTTGAAAACATAATAAGTTATGGAACAAAACTTGGTTATGACACTTCTAAATATAAAAATGAACTAAAAAAACTATCTCAAAAAAAGAGTAAAGAGTTTAAAAAAATAGAAAAGAAAGCTATTCAAAAAGAGAAATTAGAAAAAGCGTATGCAAAAAAAGACCCTATTTCTCAAAAAATTGATTTAAAAAACTCTATACAAAAAGTTTACACTCAAAAAAATATGATTATTATTGATTTTAATAAACATATTACAAAAAAAGACATAGATTATAATATCGATAAAACTAAATATTCTAATCTATATCTTTTTGATATAAATGGTTTTTTTAAAGATGCAAAACCTACAAAACTATCAATTGTAGGCATTGATAGAATATATATAATGCAAAAAAATAAAAATACTCTTCATCTAAAAATTAGAAATAAAAGTAAATTAAAACCAATTTATATTATAAATAATAAAAGAATAATTATTAAATTTTTAAATATAAAAGTAACAAATGATAATAGCAGTAAAAAACAAGCTATAACTAAAACTATTCAAGAAGATTATAAAAGAAAAATAGTAGTAATTGATGCAGGACATGGTGGTAAAGATGCAGGTGCAGTAGGTCCACACAAAAGATATGAAAAGCATGTAGTTCTAGCTGTTGCAAAATATCTATACGAGCACTTAAAAAATAGAGGATACAAAGCTTATATCACAAGAAAAACAGATAAATTTATAAAAGTAAGAAATAGAACTGTCTTAGCAAATAAATTAAATGCAGATATATTTATATCTATTCATGCAAACTCAATTGTAAAAAGTAAAGCAAGTAAAGTAAAAGGTGTTGAGACATTTTTCCTAAGTCCTGCAAGAAGTGCAAGAGCAAAAAGAGTTGCAGCCAAAGAGAATAGCAGTGACATTAGATCAATGAGTTTAGCAACAAAAAAATCTTTTCTTACAGTACTTAATCAAAGTAAAATCACAGCATCAAATAAACTTGCAATTGATGTGCAACAAAATATGCTATATCAGCTAAATAAACATTATAAATCAGTGGAAGATGGCGGAGTAAGAGAAGGTCCTTTTTGGGTTCTTGTAGGAGCTCAAATGCCTTCAATTCTAATAGAAGTTGGATATATTTCACACCCTATGGAAAGTAGAAGATTATATAATAAAAGATACCAAAAAACATTAGCAGAAGGAATTGCTAATGGTGTTGATTCTTATTTTCTAAAAAATCCTTAA
- a CDS encoding nitronate monooxygenase — MRIGKYDIKHPIIQGGMGVGISWDRLAGSVSKEGALGVISAVGTGYYKSDEFSIKTKKNKPVDVLNFYSKEALSTIIKNARKICGDAPLACNILHAINDYGRVVKDACEAGINIIITGAGLPTNMPEFTKDFPDVALVPIVSSARALKLICKKWKRFNKIPDAIIVEGPKSGGHQGFTYEQCFQEEFQLENIVGPVIEEAKKWGDIPIIAAGGIWDKNDIDKFLALGCDGVQMATRFIGTHECDADMNMKKVLIDAKEEDIQLMKSPVGLPARAVMTNLQKTIEEKTAPKVACISNCVAPCNRGQEAKMVGYCIADRLGAAYQGDMDTGLFFTGTNGYKIDKIISVHELIEKLTKGE, encoded by the coding sequence TTGAGAATAGGAAAGTATGATATAAAACATCCAATTATCCAGGGTGGAATGGGTGTAGGTATTAGTTGGGATAGACTAGCAGGATCAGTAAGTAAAGAAGGAGCTTTAGGAGTTATTTCAGCAGTTGGGACTGGTTATTATAAAAGTGATGAGTTCTCAATAAAAACTAAAAAAAATAAACCTGTTGATGTATTAAATTTCTACTCTAAAGAAGCACTAAGTACTATAATTAAAAATGCAAGAAAAATTTGTGGAGATGCACCTTTAGCTTGTAATATTTTACATGCAATTAATGACTATGGAAGAGTTGTAAAAGATGCTTGTGAAGCTGGAATTAATATTATAATTACAGGTGCTGGTTTACCAACAAATATGCCAGAATTTACAAAAGATTTTCCAGATGTTGCATTAGTTCCAATTGTTTCTAGTGCAAGAGCATTAAAACTAATTTGTAAAAAATGGAAAAGATTTAACAAAATTCCTGATGCAATTATTGTTGAAGGACCAAAATCTGGAGGTCACCAAGGATTTACTTATGAGCAATGTTTCCAAGAAGAGTTTCAACTTGAGAATATTGTTGGACCAGTAATTGAAGAAGCAAAAAAATGGGGAGATATTCCTATTATTGCTGCAGGTGGAATCTGGGACAAAAATGATATTGATAAATTTTTAGCACTTGGATGTGATGGTGTTCAAATGGCAACAAGATTTATAGGTACTCATGAATGTGATGCAGATATGAATATGAAAAAAGTATTAATTGATGCAAAAGAAGAAGATATTCAACTTATGAAATCTCCAGTAGGTTTACCTGCACGTGCAGTAATGACAAATCTTCAAAAAACAATTGAAGAAAAAACTGCACCAAAAGTTGCTTGTATTTCCAACTGCGTTGCTCCTTGTAATAGAGGACAAGAAGCAAAAATGGTTGGATATTGTATTGCAGATAGACTTGGTGCTGCATATCAAGGTGATATGGATACAGGACTATTTTTCACAGGTACAAATGGATATAAAATAGATAAAATAATATCAGTACACGAACTAATTGAAAAATTAACTAAGGGAGAATAG
- the tyrS gene encoding tyrosine--tRNA ligase, with the protein MEQKIKNALLEIQRGCAEIIDIESIEKLVRNYYEKGENFYVKAGFDPTAPDLHLGHTVLMQKMATFQKFGGIVQFLIGDFTATIGDPTGKSETRKVLSSEQVLENAETYKEQVFKILDPEKTQVKFNSEWLKELGTAGLISLASNLTVARMLERDDFSKRYSSNTPIAVSEFMYPLLQGYDSVAMGTDIEMGGTDQKFNLLMGRTLQKAYNCKKQQAVLMMPILEGLDGVQKMSKSLGNYIGVTDKANDMFGKILSISDDLMWRYFELLSTKTLQEIEDLKNGVKNETLHPKVVKEELAMEIVERYHGEGSGEIAKAEFEKVFAKKDIPTDMPEFEMAEDIWICQALVDANLVNSTSQARRDIKAGAVKIDQEKVTDEKLNLKSGEFILQKGKKNFAKIKIK; encoded by the coding sequence ATGGAACAAAAAATTAAAAATGCACTATTAGAAATACAAAGAGGTTGTGCTGAAATAATAGATATTGAATCAATTGAAAAATTAGTTAGAAATTATTATGAAAAAGGTGAAAACTTCTATGTAAAGGCAGGTTTTGATCCAACTGCACCAGATTTACACTTAGGACATACTGTTTTAATGCAAAAAATGGCGACATTTCAAAAATTTGGAGGAATAGTTCAATTTCTTATTGGAGATTTCACTGCAACAATTGGAGATCCAACTGGAAAAAGTGAAACTAGAAAAGTTTTAAGTAGTGAACAAGTTCTAGAAAATGCAGAAACATATAAAGAGCAAGTATTTAAAATATTAGACCCTGAAAAAACTCAAGTAAAATTTAACTCAGAGTGGTTAAAAGAGTTAGGAACAGCTGGTTTAATTTCACTTGCATCAAACCTAACAGTTGCAAGAATGCTAGAAAGAGATGACTTTTCAAAAAGATATAGTTCAAATACGCCAATTGCTGTAAGTGAATTCATGTATCCTTTACTTCAAGGTTATGATTCAGTTGCAATGGGTACAGATATTGAGATGGGTGGAACAGACCAAAAATTCAATTTACTTATGGGTAGAACTTTACAAAAAGCATATAATTGTAAAAAACAACAAGCTGTATTAATGATGCCTATCCTTGAAGGTTTAGATGGAGTACAAAAAATGTCTAAATCTTTAGGAAACTATATTGGTGTTACAGATAAAGCAAATGATATGTTTGGTAAAATATTATCAATTTCTGATGATTTAATGTGGAGATATTTTGAACTTCTATCTACTAAAACACTTCAAGAAATTGAAGATTTAAAAAATGGTGTAAAAAATGAGACTTTACACCCTAAAGTAGTAAAAGAAGAACTTGCTATGGAAATTGTAGAGAGATACCATGGTGAGGGTTCAGGTGAAATTGCAAAAGCTGAATTTGAGAAAGTATTTGCAAAAAAAGACATTCCTACTGATATGCCAGAATTTGAGATGGCTGAAGATATTTGGATTTGTCAAGCATTAGTTGATGCAAATCTTGTTAATTCAACTTCGCAAGCAAGAAGAGATATTAAAGCGGGTGCTGTGAAGATTGACCAAGAAAAAGTAACTGATGAAAAACTTAATTTAAAATCTGGAGAATTTATTTTACAAAAAGGTAAAAAGAATTTTGCAAAGATTAAAATAAAATAG